In Desulfofundulus kuznetsovii DSM 6115, the following are encoded in one genomic region:
- a CDS encoding carbon storage regulator: MNAAKSREAEAGARDGGGKVLVLTRKEEEAFIIDGRVKVVILQIEGNQVSVGIQAPKDVHIVRAELVEKDREQQEETT; encoded by the coding sequence GTGAACGCAGCGAAAAGCAGGGAAGCGGAAGCAGGTGCCAGGGACGGGGGTGGGAAGGTGCTGGTCCTTACCCGCAAGGAAGAAGAGGCGTTCATCATCGACGGCCGGGTAAAGGTGGTGATTCTGCAGATAGAAGGAAACCAGGTAAGTGTCGGCATCCAAGCGCCGAAAGACGTCCACATTGTGCGAGCCGAACTGGTTGAAAAGGACAGGGAACAGCAGGAAGAAACCACATAA
- a CDS encoding site-specific integrase translates to MSRRKKSCASASSATPARSRDSGGWQSAMEKFLRWKGAQAVSETTLGDYQRHITRFFRRFPDAWGSEDRLEQAVFQYMGEPVKPATYNLRLVYLKAFFKWCCDRGIIGQNPLDGFKRRKDEGRIVQLDLSVVRKLLDMCDTRVFSGLRDYALILVTIDTGIRPGEAFALLPRDVNLRSREITVRAEIAKTRVSRTLPIMPVTAQAIADLLAARDPSWGEQVPVFCTWEGTPLNRHTWGDRLEEYSKRLGVKIRPYDLRHTFALNFLRSGGNVFALQRTLGHADLTMTKRYLALTQDDIKAQHAAASPVNQLVRRRRRRLR, encoded by the coding sequence GTGTCCAGACGTAAAAAGTCCTGTGCGTCTGCCAGTTCCGCCACTCCGGCGAGAAGCAGGGACAGTGGCGGCTGGCAGTCGGCAATGGAGAAGTTCCTGCGCTGGAAAGGCGCGCAGGCGGTTAGCGAGACTACTCTTGGTGATTACCAACGGCATATTACCCGCTTCTTTCGCCGTTTCCCGGACGCCTGGGGTAGCGAGGACCGGTTGGAGCAGGCTGTCTTCCAGTATATGGGTGAGCCCGTGAAGCCTGCCACCTACAACCTGCGGCTGGTGTATCTGAAAGCGTTCTTCAAATGGTGCTGCGACAGAGGTATTATCGGCCAAAACCCGCTGGACGGGTTTAAGCGCCGAAAGGACGAAGGGCGTATTGTCCAGCTGGATCTGAGTGTTGTCAGGAAACTGCTTGACATGTGCGACACAAGGGTGTTTAGCGGCCTGCGGGATTACGCCCTGATCTTGGTCACCATTGATACCGGGATAAGGCCGGGTGAAGCATTTGCCCTGTTACCCCGGGATGTGAATTTGAGGAGCAGGGAAATAACAGTGCGGGCTGAAATAGCCAAAACCCGAGTTAGCAGGACGCTGCCAATCATGCCGGTTACCGCCCAGGCTATAGCCGACCTGCTGGCCGCACGCGATCCCAGTTGGGGCGAACAGGTGCCGGTGTTCTGCACTTGGGAGGGCACGCCGCTGAATAGACATACCTGGGGCGACCGGTTGGAAGAGTATAGCAAAAGGCTGGGAGTTAAGATCAGGCCATACGATCTGAGGCATACTTTCGCCCTGAACTTCCTAAGAAGTGGTGGCAATGTCTTTGCCCTGCAGCGCACCTTGGGCCACGCTGACTTGACAATGACCAAGCGCTACCTGGCTTTGACGCAGGACGACATAAAGGCGCAGCACGCTGCGGCCTCCCCGGTTAACCAGCTGGTGAGGCGCAGGAGACGTCGGCTAAGGTAG
- a CDS encoding SPW repeat protein: protein MNRYGWLGIVFGIWLIIAPFVLGYSNVVNAMWNDIILGILVAIGSYLTNAELRGARVGGGGENK, encoded by the coding sequence GTGAACAGATACGGCTGGCTGGGAATCGTCTTTGGCATCTGGTTGATCATTGCTCCCTTTGTACTGGGCTATTCTAACGTAGTCAATGCCATGTGGAATGATATCATTTTAGGCATTCTTGTTGCTATCGGTTCCTACCTGACCAACGCTGAGCTCAGGGGAGCAAGGGTTGGTGGTGGAGGAGAAAATAAATAA
- a CDS encoding Kelch repeat-containing protein codes for MALQWVQAPNAGWVARFGHTSVVTSDGRIWVLGGYNGSVRYNDVWYSSNGSSWTQATSGAGWTARNAHTSVVTPDGRMWMLGGYTGSIRCNDVWYSTDGVTWTQATSAASWTARSAHTSVVTSDGRIWVLGGAISTSPYYANDVWYSTDGSSWTQATAGASWIRRGGHTSVVTPDSRIWVLGGYDGSTYYKDVWYSTGGSAWTQATSAASWTARYIHTSVVTSDGRIWVLGGRGSSNAYHNDVWYSTNGSTWTQDTSAAAWTARSGHTSVVANGRIWVLGGCNNPINSSGYFNDVWYASLGEAVTVVADTVRRLAQAGLVAADTVRAAAAALSMASDTTRVAGIVASMTGDTMRLAGAAASVVGDTMRLAGAVESGLYDTARYASIVDFLFADCLRQTGVEGYAGFDVLRRAGVVAELFSDTAREVSIGITASVGADTLRRVQIAVQPACDTRRLAGGIVQVPADTFRLAGTGFNGRFDALRGLYRIESLSGDSLRHVSSLATLQADGLRLVGLLSLLSADATRLVSVGVSVRGDLQRAVGILEAAAADAMRIVTAWAESGMQVFYDAACRTRAVYEAGVVLRRAFEVMVKGRWHES; via the coding sequence ATGGCCCTCCAGTGGGTGCAGGCACCTAACGCCGGGTGGGTAGCAAGATTTGGCCACACCTCTGTAGTCACCTCAGACGGCAGGATATGGGTGTTAGGAGGGTATAATGGTAGTGTCCGCTACAACGACGTCTGGTACTCCTCTAACGGTTCTTCCTGGACCCAAGCTACGTCTGGTGCTGGTTGGACCGCCAGAAACGCCCACACCTCTGTAGTTACCCCAGACGGCAGGATGTGGATGTTAGGCGGGTATACTGGCAGTATCCGCTGCAACGACGTCTGGTATTCCACAGATGGCGTCACCTGGACCCAAGCTACCTCGGCTGCTTCCTGGACTGCCAGAAGCGCCCACACCTCTGTAGTCACTTCTGACGGCAGAATATGGGTATTGGGAGGAGCAATAAGTACATCGCCGTACTACGCAAACGATGTATGGTACTCCACAGACGGTTCCTCCTGGACCCAGGCCACTGCAGGTGCTTCATGGATAAGAAGAGGTGGTCATACCTCTGTAGTCACACCCGACAGCAGGATATGGGTGCTGGGCGGATATGATGGTAGTACCTACTACAAAGATGTCTGGTACTCCACCGGTGGTTCCGCTTGGACCCAGGCTACCTCTGCTGCTTCGTGGACTGCAAGATATATCCACACCTCCGTAGTAACCTCTGATGGCCGTATCTGGGTGCTGGGTGGCCGAGGCAGCAGTAATGCCTACCACAACGACGTCTGGTACTCCACCAACGGTTCCACCTGGACCCAGGACACCTCGGCTGCTGCGTGGACGGCGAGAAGTGGCCACACCTCAGTGGTGGCCAACGGCAGGATATGGGTGCTAGGTGGCTGCAATAACCCCATTAACAGTAGCGGTTATTTCAACGACGTCTGGTACGCCTCCCTGGGCGAGGCCGTCACTGTGGTGGCAGATACGGTGCGCCGTTTGGCACAGGCCGGCCTGGTAGCGGCGGACACCGTAAGGGCCGCCGCAGCGGCCTTGAGTATGGCCAGCGATACCACGCGGGTAGCCGGTATAGTGGCTTCTATGACCGGCGACACCATGCGCCTTGCGGGCGCGGCGGCTTCCGTGGTGGGCGATACCATGCGTCTTGCCGGTGCGGTAGAATCCGGCTTATACGATACGGCCAGGTATGCTTCAATAGTGGACTTCCTGTTTGCCGACTGTTTGAGGCAAACAGGAGTAGAAGGGTACGCCGGGTTCGACGTCCTCCGGCGGGCAGGTGTGGTAGCGGAACTATTCTCCGATACCGCCCGGGAAGTGTCGATAGGTATTACGGCTTCGGTGGGCGCCGATACGTTAAGGAGGGTGCAAATAGCTGTCCAACCGGCCTGTGATACCAGGCGCCTGGCGGGTGGGATTGTACAGGTACCCGCCGACACCTTCAGGCTGGCAGGAACGGGATTTAATGGGCGCTTCGACGCCCTGCGCGGGCTTTACCGAATAGAGTCACTTTCGGGCGATAGTTTGAGGCATGTGTCCTCTTTGGCTACCCTTCAGGCCGACGGGCTGCGGTTAGTCGGCTTATTGTCTCTATTGTCTGCCGACGCCACCAGGCTGGTAAGCGTGGGCGTTTCCGTGAGAGGCGACCTGCAGCGGGCCGTGGGTATACTGGAGGCCGCGGCTGCCGACGCCATGAGGATAGTTACCGCCTGGGCCGAGAGTGGAATGCAGGTATTCTATGACGCGGCCTGTCGGACGAGGGCTGTCTATGAAGCAGGTGTGGTGCTGCGGCGGGCGTTTGAGGTAATGGTTAAAGGCAGGTGGCATGAATCATGA
- a CDS encoding zinc metalloprotease HtpX: MNNFRAWLLMGLLTVLLVLIGNAVAGSSGAFLFFLIALGMNFFGYYFSDRIAIAMTGSQPLAEHEAPELYAMIRNLAQRAGIPMPRVYRTPSPQPNAFATGRNPANAAVAVTDGLMQLLNRSEVEGVLAHEIAHIKNRDVLVGTIAAALAGAITMIANALQWGLIFGAGRDDEEGGNPLSLVGTLLMIILAPLAATLIQLAISRAREFEADATGARLAGSPHGLANALLKLERAAQHIPMQVNPATSHLFIVNPLTAESFARLFSTHPPIAERVRRLQQMQ, from the coding sequence ATGAACAACTTCAGGGCTTGGTTGTTAATGGGTCTGCTAACCGTTTTGCTGGTGTTGATTGGTAATGCGGTGGCCGGTAGTTCGGGGGCTTTCCTGTTCTTTCTTATCGCCCTGGGTATGAACTTTTTCGGTTACTATTTCAGCGATAGAATTGCCATCGCCATGACCGGATCCCAGCCCCTGGCCGAACATGAAGCGCCGGAACTGTATGCCATGATTCGCAATCTCGCCCAGCGGGCGGGGATTCCCATGCCCCGGGTGTATCGCACTCCGTCACCTCAACCCAATGCCTTTGCGACCGGTAGGAACCCGGCCAATGCGGCGGTGGCGGTAACCGACGGTTTGATGCAACTTCTTAACCGTTCGGAAGTAGAGGGCGTTCTGGCCCACGAAATTGCCCACATTAAAAACCGGGACGTGCTGGTGGGCACCATTGCCGCTGCCCTGGCTGGGGCGATTACTATGATTGCCAATGCCCTGCAGTGGGGGCTGATCTTTGGCGCCGGCCGGGATGACGAAGAGGGAGGCAATCCCCTGAGCCTGGTGGGTACCCTGCTCATGATTATTCTGGCTCCTCTGGCGGCCACCCTCATTCAGTTGGCCATCTCCCGTGCCCGGGAGTTTGAAGCCGATGCCACCGGCGCTCGTTTGGCAGGTTCTCCCCACGGCCTGGCCAACGCATTGCTCAAGCTGGAACGGGCCGCCCAGCATATTCCTATGCAGGTTAACCCGGCTACCTCTCACCTTTTTATTGTTAACCCGCTGACAGCCGAATCTTTCGCCCGTCTCTTCAGCACCCACCCACCCATTGCGGAAAGGGTGCGGCGTTTACAGCAAATGCAATAG
- a CDS encoding MarR family transcriptional regulator, producing the protein MESFMEYLNSNYLNSEAGWQRVFTHFNLEWPGLGVDFKFPTPATFLRERTPEEKEGNVVLWSVIEREEDGRIVLKYWKKGADLRVRYTLVDVFSALKENREILHIDDPMQFTKTAARMLLELGDIPPYAKARIDSLRRYRDFDWTTFGLSTGDAAVVEQVFSFLYNDLAIGAVAQIPVGHSVRRLAEQLGLKKEMVNRAVNLLCLSGLVRKDRIPSSREDKRPDRFWVRAAVTTSEVRAVIQKLISAGLKKLHDLTQTLASNAGLSIAGIFRRQRDDVERRAAGNASDSFLVKHILGKRLNEIFTRYPEALPQLPEGCEWQPVRNGWYKGAGPMAEVYRLIKNDSGTLYWQEAPAGGLVSRWLKRLVGKLATEIPSLPRWLVKYLPPLPVGYAVLWDPFADNYFIASDGRSGKIVLRRTSRGGLEWAPAPVAAAA; encoded by the coding sequence ATGGAAAGCTTCATGGAATATCTAAACAGCAACTACCTGAACAGCGAAGCCGGCTGGCAGCGCGTGTTCACTCATTTCAACCTCGAATGGCCCGGCCTGGGTGTGGACTTTAAGTTCCCTACTCCCGCCACCTTTCTCCGGGAACGCACTCCGGAGGAAAAAGAAGGCAATGTTGTCCTCTGGTCCGTCATTGAGAGGGAAGAAGACGGCAGGATCGTTCTCAAATACTGGAAGAAGGGCGCCGATCTGCGCGTCCGGTATACCCTTGTAGACGTTTTCTCTGCCCTGAAGGAAAACAGGGAAATTCTGCATATCGACGATCCCATGCAGTTTACCAAAACTGCGGCCCGCATGCTTCTTGAACTGGGCGACATTCCACCTTACGCCAAAGCACGAATCGACTCCCTGCGCCGATACCGTGACTTTGACTGGACGACTTTTGGTCTCAGCACCGGCGACGCTGCCGTCGTGGAACAGGTATTTTCCTTCCTGTATAACGATCTCGCAATCGGCGCCGTCGCCCAGATCCCCGTCGGGCACTCTGTTCGACGCCTGGCCGAACAACTCGGTCTGAAGAAAGAAATGGTAAACCGTGCTGTCAATCTCCTCTGCCTCAGTGGTTTGGTTCGGAAGGACAGAATACCGTCCAGCCGGGAAGACAAGCGCCCTGACAGGTTTTGGGTACGGGCGGCCGTTACCACATCCGAAGTGCGCGCCGTCATACAAAAACTCATATCAGCCGGCTTGAAGAAGCTGCACGACCTTACCCAAACCCTTGCTTCAAACGCCGGGCTCTCAATTGCCGGCATTTTCCGCCGCCAGCGGGACGACGTAGAACGCCGCGCCGCCGGTAACGCTTCAGACTCCTTTTTGGTCAAGCACATACTCGGTAAACGGCTCAACGAGATCTTCACCCGATATCCTGAAGCCCTGCCTCAGCTTCCGGAGGGCTGCGAGTGGCAGCCCGTGCGCAATGGCTGGTACAAAGGTGCCGGCCCAATGGCCGAAGTGTATCGGCTTATCAAAAACGACAGCGGCACCCTGTACTGGCAGGAAGCACCGGCGGGAGGTCTTGTTTCCCGCTGGCTCAAACGCCTCGTCGGCAAATTAGCTACCGAAATACCATCTTTGCCCCGCTGGCTTGTCAAATACCTGCCTCCACTGCCCGTGGGGTATGCGGTGCTCTGGGATCCGTTTGCCGACAACTACTTTATCGCCTCGGACGGCCGTAGTGGTAAAATTGTCCTGCGCCGCACGAGTCGGGGTGGGTTGGAATGGGCGCCGGCGCCCGTGGCCGCCGCGGCCTAA
- the speD gene encoding adenosylmethionine decarboxylase: MRVGVHYIADLSMCRTNFTDHRELQDLALKVCRLAGMRVIGITASTLTDGPNTGATVVVGLAESHLSVHTWPELEYAAVDLFTCGDPNRGKMAFESLCAAFRPQVKRVRQVVRAAEVGACGE; this comes from the coding sequence TTGCGGGTGGGAGTGCACTATATCGCCGATCTTTCCATGTGTCGCACAAACTTCACCGACCACCGCGAACTTCAGGATTTGGCCCTTAAGGTATGTAGACTTGCGGGAATGCGGGTTATAGGTATAACCGCGTCTACGTTAACCGACGGCCCAAACACCGGTGCCACGGTGGTGGTTGGCCTGGCTGAAAGCCATTTAAGCGTCCACACCTGGCCCGAACTGGAGTACGCCGCGGTGGACCTGTTTACCTGCGGTGATCCAAACAGAGGGAAAATGGCCTTTGAATCATTGTGTGCAGCCTTCCGCCCGCAGGTTAAAAGGGTGAGACAGGTAGTGCGGGCCGCGGAGGTGGGCGCCTGTGGAGAATGA
- a CDS encoding flagellin, whose product MIINHNIAALNTYRQLSTNNILANKSLEKLSSGLRIVRAGDDAAGLAISEKMRAQIRGLNMAAKNAQDGISLIQTAEGALNETHSILQRMRELAVQSASDTNIATDRAEIQKEVDQLAQELARIGNTTEFNTQKLLNGTFKGTFQIGANENQNLSLQINDMRGFALGVVGDVTYTATGTVTNTNSSFSDGTYTVKYDSASSKYQLVDSNGLVIATSSDGKTYTATADATSTDKIAFNDKVISGTITIDTTKAEATGTATVDNKRLEAGTYTLDATNKKLMDSTGQVIGTSTDGTKYVDAAGNELFTLGATLSGNITLEVKGVDVSSQQAANTAITTINNAIEKVSAERSKLGAYQNRLEHTINNLGTASENLSAAESRIRDIDMAKEMMEYTKLSILQQAATAMLSQANQQPQMVLQLLR is encoded by the coding sequence ATGATCATCAACCATAACATCGCGGCGCTGAATACGTACAGGCAGTTGTCGACTAACAACATCCTGGCCAACAAGTCGTTGGAGAAACTCTCCTCGGGCCTACGCATCGTGCGCGCCGGGGACGACGCGGCGGGCCTAGCCATCAGCGAGAAAATGCGGGCACAGATCCGGGGCCTGAACATGGCCGCCAAAAATGCTCAAGACGGTATTTCCCTCATCCAAACTGCCGAAGGTGCATTGAACGAAACCCACTCCATCCTGCAGCGGATGCGCGAACTGGCCGTCCAATCCGCCAGCGATACGAATATCGCTACCGACAGGGCAGAGATCCAAAAAGAAGTCGACCAGCTTGCACAAGAACTTGCCCGGATTGGCAACACTACCGAATTCAACACCCAGAAACTCTTGAATGGCACCTTTAAGGGCACCTTCCAGATCGGCGCCAACGAAAACCAGAACCTCTCACTGCAGATTAACGACATGAGAGGATTCGCGCTGGGTGTAGTGGGTGATGTGACCTATACTGCTACTGGCACGGTTACTAATACAAATAGCAGCTTTAGCGATGGTACCTACACGGTGAAATACGATTCAGCAAGTAGTAAATATCAGCTTGTTGACAGCAACGGTTTAGTAATCGCCACAAGTTCGGATGGTAAGACGTATACTGCCACAGCTGACGCCACCAGTACCGATAAGATTGCCTTCAATGATAAAGTCATCAGCGGCACTATTACCATTGACACGACCAAAGCTGAAGCCACTGGTACCGCCACGGTAGACAACAAGCGTCTGGAAGCCGGAACATACACTTTGGATGCAACAAACAAGAAACTAATGGATTCTACCGGCCAGGTTATAGGCACATCTACGGACGGGACGAAGTATGTGGATGCAGCCGGAAATGAGCTATTCACTTTGGGTGCTACTCTTAGTGGTAATATCACGCTTGAAGTAAAGGGTGTCGACGTATCGAGTCAGCAAGCGGCCAACACCGCCATTACCACCATCAACAACGCCATCGAGAAAGTATCTGCCGAACGCTCCAAACTGGGCGCCTACCAGAACCGACTTGAGCACACGATCAACAACCTGGGCACTGCTTCCGAAAACCTTTCTGCCGCCGAGTCCCGCATCCGCGACATTGACATGGCCAAGGAAATGATGGAATACACCAAGCTCTCCATCCTGCAGCAGGCCGCCACGGCTATGCTCAGTCAAGCCAACCAGCAGCCTCAGATGGTGCTGCAGCTCCTTCGGTAA
- a CDS encoding BhlA/UviB family holin-like peptide: MENEILKTIASQGAFAVLFAYMLFHVLKTSAEREERLMSFTQEMTEKLAAVSERLAIISDKTNQIPVLAERLTEVEKSVERLVNR; this comes from the coding sequence GTGGAGAATGAAATCCTCAAGACGATTGCCAGTCAGGGCGCCTTTGCCGTCCTGTTTGCTTACATGCTTTTCCACGTGCTGAAAACCTCGGCCGAACGGGAGGAGAGGCTTATGTCCTTTACACAGGAAATGACGGAGAAACTGGCTGCCGTCAGTGAGAGACTGGCTATCATAAGCGATAAGACCAACCAGATACCCGTACTGGCCGAACGTTTAACCGAAGTCGAAAAGTCGGTGGAACGCTTAGTAAACCGCTAA
- a CDS encoding BppU family phage baseplate upper protein has translation MKQGSVGVELLFTIKDESGQPVDLTTALEARLIMSLNGVRVERLCSFADRAGGVVKYVATGEDFASPGVLLMELEVRFADGRVLVSELIKDKVEGRL, from the coding sequence ATGAAGCAGGGCAGCGTGGGAGTCGAACTGCTGTTTACCATTAAGGATGAAAGCGGCCAGCCGGTGGATTTGACTACCGCCCTGGAGGCCAGGCTGATCATGTCTTTAAACGGCGTCAGAGTGGAGAGGTTATGCAGCTTTGCCGACCGGGCCGGCGGAGTGGTGAAGTACGTCGCTACCGGAGAGGACTTCGCCTCTCCGGGCGTGCTGCTTATGGAGTTGGAAGTGCGCTTTGCCGACGGGCGGGTGCTGGTGAGTGAATTGATCAAAGATAAGGTGGAGGGTAGGTTGTAA
- a CDS encoding N-acetylmuramoyl-L-alanine amidase → MQIAETNLAFRKTPARRSKTHFLVLHHADASRCTVYDVHQWHLNKGWAGCGYHFFVSKDGRVYRGRPIDTVGAHCPGHNASSIGICCEGNYEQEHMPPAQWRALLELVAYLKRIYPGVRVAGHRDLYPTACPGRYFPLEEIKAGRGPAGTAGTSGASGQDGVRIQVGGREFEGTLVNGQVFGPVRAICEALGRQVSWNEAGRVVMVK, encoded by the coding sequence ATGCAAATTGCCGAAACCAACCTCGCCTTTCGCAAGACGCCGGCCCGCCGGAGTAAGACACACTTCCTGGTCTTGCACCATGCCGACGCCAGCAGGTGCACGGTATACGATGTCCACCAGTGGCATTTGAACAAGGGCTGGGCCGGCTGTGGATACCACTTTTTCGTCTCCAAGGACGGCCGGGTTTACCGCGGCAGGCCAATCGACACCGTAGGCGCCCATTGTCCGGGACACAATGCAAGCAGCATAGGTATCTGCTGCGAAGGCAATTATGAGCAGGAACACATGCCGCCTGCGCAGTGGCGTGCGCTGTTGGAATTGGTGGCATACCTGAAGAGGATTTACCCGGGCGTCCGGGTGGCGGGCCACCGCGACCTGTATCCCACCGCCTGCCCGGGAAGGTATTTCCCTTTAGAGGAGATCAAGGCTGGCCGTGGGCCAGCAGGTACAGCTGGTACCAGTGGTGCGTCCGGACAGGACGGTGTGAGGATACAGGTGGGCGGCCGGGAGTTTGAGGGAACTTTGGTAAACGGGCAGGTGTTTGGGCCGGTGCGGGCGATCTGCGAGGCGCTGGGCCGGCAGGTGTCATGGAATGAAGCGGGACGGGTGGTGATGGTAAAGTGA